In Janibacter cremeus, a genomic segment contains:
- a CDS encoding NAD(P)/FAD-dependent oxidoreductase — protein sequence MATTKALLVGAGHAHLHLIRRADELAAAGYEIHLLAPRYFDYSGVASAMAVGGLPRGAGRVDVRALAGSTGVNFHEGRLLSLDPVRRIATGADGAQLAYDALSLNIGSVVSPQGMRVHPSVVRVKPLAALMALDARLQESTRSATTVTIVGGGATGIELAAQLATRWGVGRVRLVESGPAIGADLPPGARERVLRVLARRGVAIHTGCLVQEIGERGLVCAHGCEIAHDVAVLATGLSAPPVLEEWGLGDERGVPVRATLQHTHRDEIYAVGDCAQFLPRPLPRLGVHGVRQGPVLHQSLLARIHDRDLPQYTPRRRALSILDLGGGVGLAVRGRWWWYGAGVLRLKRRIDERWLTMYRLR from the coding sequence ATGGCAACGACGAAGGCACTCCTGGTGGGCGCGGGTCATGCGCACCTTCACTTGATCAGGCGCGCCGACGAACTTGCTGCCGCAGGATACGAGATCCATCTGCTGGCGCCGCGGTACTTCGACTACAGCGGAGTTGCCTCGGCGATGGCCGTCGGTGGTCTGCCTCGCGGTGCGGGGAGAGTGGATGTGCGGGCCCTCGCCGGCTCGACCGGAGTGAACTTCCACGAGGGCAGGTTGCTCAGCCTCGACCCGGTCCGTCGGATCGCCACGGGCGCGGATGGCGCCCAGCTGGCCTATGACGCGCTCTCGCTCAACATCGGCAGCGTCGTCTCGCCGCAGGGCATGCGGGTTCATCCCAGCGTCGTGCGCGTGAAACCTCTGGCCGCTCTGATGGCTCTGGATGCCCGCCTGCAGGAGTCGACCCGCTCTGCGACCACCGTCACGATCGTCGGCGGGGGCGCTACCGGCATCGAGCTGGCCGCCCAACTGGCGACCCGGTGGGGTGTGGGTCGGGTCCGGCTCGTCGAGTCCGGCCCCGCCATCGGCGCGGACCTGCCCCCCGGAGCCCGCGAACGGGTGCTGCGTGTCCTCGCGCGGCGGGGCGTGGCCATCCACACCGGGTGCCTCGTGCAGGAGATCGGCGAGCGAGGCCTGGTCTGCGCCCACGGGTGCGAGATCGCACACGACGTCGCGGTCCTGGCCACTGGACTGTCAGCGCCCCCCGTGCTCGAGGAGTGGGGACTCGGTGATGAGCGCGGCGTACCGGTTCGTGCGACCCTCCAGCACACGCATCGCGATGAGATCTATGCCGTGGGCGACTGCGCCCAGTTCCTCCCCCGCCCGCTGCCACGGCTCGGGGTCCACGGAGTGCGTCAGGGACCGGTGCTGCACCAGAGCCTGCTCGCTCGGATCCATGACCGCGACCTGCCGCAGTACACACCACGACGTCGCGCGCTCTCCATCCTCGACCTCGGTGGCGGTGTGGGCCTCGCCGTCCGAGGACGCTGGTGGTGGTACGGCGCTGGCGTGCTCCGGCTCAAGCGCCGCATCGATGAGCGGTGGCTGACGATGTATCGACTGCGATGA
- a CDS encoding sigma-70 family RNA polymerase sigma factor, whose product MNDSQPQDSAPRKARFREWVEPEIEVLLRVAQSITANRADAEDLVQETLLRAYRAVDRFDGRHPRAWLLTILRHTNANMHRRQRPGTIGDWELIRAAQPAFGRSELPSAEDSFVDQRLHEDLAAAIRALDPRFRAALILVDVHDLSYGETAAIMGVPVGTVMSRLSRARQRVRTSLRSSSLVRGGLS is encoded by the coding sequence GTGAATGACTCCCAGCCCCAGGACAGCGCGCCTCGCAAGGCCCGCTTCCGCGAGTGGGTGGAGCCCGAGATCGAGGTACTGCTGCGGGTGGCGCAGTCCATCACCGCGAATCGGGCGGACGCCGAGGACCTGGTCCAGGAGACGTTGCTGCGCGCGTACCGGGCTGTCGACCGCTTCGACGGCAGGCATCCACGGGCGTGGCTGCTGACGATCCTGCGTCATACGAACGCCAACATGCACCGTCGGCAACGGCCGGGCACCATCGGGGACTGGGAACTCATCCGCGCCGCACAGCCGGCGTTCGGACGCTCGGAACTGCCCAGCGCCGAGGACAGTTTCGTCGACCAACGGCTGCACGAGGACCTGGCGGCCGCCATCCGCGCGCTCGACCCCCGATTTCGGGCGGCGCTCATCCTCGTCGACGTCCACGACCTCAGCTACGGCGAGACCGCCGCGATCATGGGGGTCCCCGTGGGCACGGTGATGTCTCGCCTGAGCCGGGCACGCCAGCGCGTGCGCACGTCGCTGAGGTCCAGCTCACTCGTTCGAGGAGGCCTGTCATGA